One part of the Vicia villosa cultivar HV-30 ecotype Madison, WI linkage group LG6, Vvil1.0, whole genome shotgun sequence genome encodes these proteins:
- the LOC131609233 gene encoding uncharacterized protein LOC131609233 has translation MIQLLFLVIFAEGVMAFLMLVKIGPLRDLVMKSLDLFKTGKVPATVKTIAGTMFVILLSSLMSIVKIQNKGAKLGTMSPMDQVLWRTHLLEASLLGFTLFLGFLIDRMHHYLQKLINLRNNMGASKEEVENLKKETVELKEKEEKASKELKQLKKELSTLSEGMKKVKMESEEKDKKVETAEAHVASLQKQAADLLLEYDRLLEDNQNLQAQAMGHKS, from the exons ATGATTCAGTTGTTGTTTTTAGTGATTTTTGCGGAGGGTGTTATGGCTTTTCTTATGTTGGTAAAGATAGGTCCATTGAGGGATCTTGTGATGAAGAGTTTGGATCTGTTCAAGACGGGGAAGGTTCCAGCTACGGTTAAAACTATTGCTGGCACAATGTTTGTGATTCTGCTTTCTAGTCTTATGAGTATTGTTAAGATCCAGAACAAAGGTGCTAAGCTTGGTACTATGTCGCCTATGGATCAAGTTCTTTGGAGAACTCACTTGCTTGAGGCTTCACTGCTTG GTTTTACATTATTCCTCGGATTCCTTATTGACCGTATGCACCATTATCTCCAAAAACTTATTAATTTAAGGAATAACATGGGAGCTTCAaaagaagaagtagaaaatctcAAAAAAGAAACCGTCGAGCTCAAAGAAAAGGAAGAGAAAGCCTCAAAGGAGCTAAAGCAACTGAAGAAAGAACTTTCAACTCTATCAGAAGGTATGAAGAAGGTGAAGATGGAGTCCGAAGAGAAAGACAAGAAAGTTGAGACGGCCGAAGCTCACGTTGCTTCCCTCCAAAAACAAGCCGCTGATTTACTACTTGAATATGACAGACTCTTGGAAGACAACCAAAATCTTCAAGCTCAAGCAATGGGACATAAGAGTTGA